A genome region from Desulfobotulus pelophilus includes the following:
- a CDS encoding acetate kinase translates to MKILALNCGSSSLKYQLFDWTNKDVIANGVVERIGIGDSFIDHKVPAKDFKKKIKYAIDNHETAIQWIINALTTGEGKVIENMEEISAVGHRVVHGGEHFKQSVLITDDVINHIAAVTHLAPLHNPANLVGIRAGRAAMPKIPHVAIFDTAFHQSMPEHAYLYPLPYEWYKDFAVRRYGFHGTSHLYVSKRAASLLGKSAAECNIITLHIGNGVSCAAIKKGLSIDTTMGFTPLAGAVMGTRCGDIDPAIPMFMMQRLDVGPRYMDNLLNKKSGILGITGKFTDRRDVEDAANEGDARCKLAIEMEAYKLRKCAGEYAFALGQVDAIVFTAGVGENSGLIRQKTLEGLEFFGIKIDKEKNMGTFSKHGETEISTPDSKVKVFMIPTNEELVFVEDVVAIIQDKYEDHTKYPYSFLK, encoded by the coding sequence ATGAAAATTCTTGCATTAAACTGCGGAAGCTCCTCGCTTAAATATCAACTTTTTGACTGGACCAATAAAGATGTCATTGCCAATGGTGTTGTTGAACGCATTGGCATTGGAGATTCTTTTATTGATCACAAAGTTCCTGCAAAGGACTTCAAGAAAAAAATTAAATATGCCATCGATAATCACGAAACAGCCATTCAATGGATTATCAATGCCCTGACAACCGGAGAAGGCAAAGTCATTGAAAACATGGAGGAAATATCTGCAGTTGGCCACCGGGTCGTTCACGGTGGCGAACACTTCAAGCAGAGCGTTCTCATTACCGATGACGTAATCAATCACATTGCTGCCGTCACACACCTTGCCCCTCTGCACAATCCCGCCAACCTTGTAGGTATCCGTGCAGGCCGTGCAGCCATGCCAAAAATTCCCCATGTGGCTATCTTTGACACAGCATTCCATCAGAGCATGCCGGAGCATGCCTATCTCTATCCCCTTCCTTATGAATGGTATAAAGATTTTGCCGTACGCCGGTATGGTTTTCATGGTACCAGCCACCTTTATGTATCCAAAAGGGCTGCGTCACTTCTTGGAAAAAGCGCCGCTGAATGCAACATTATCACCCTGCACATCGGAAATGGTGTTTCCTGTGCCGCCATAAAAAAAGGCCTCTCCATTGACACCACCATGGGCTTTACCCCCCTTGCAGGCGCCGTCATGGGAACCCGTTGTGGCGACATCGATCCTGCCATTCCCATGTTCATGATGCAACGGCTTGATGTTGGCCCCCGCTACATGGACAATCTGCTCAACAAAAAATCCGGCATTCTTGGCATTACCGGAAAATTTACGGACCGCAGAGATGTTGAGGATGCCGCCAATGAAGGCGATGCCCGGTGTAAGCTGGCCATTGAAATGGAAGCTTACAAACTGCGCAAGTGCGCTGGCGAATATGCTTTTGCCCTTGGCCAGGTTGATGCCATTGTCTTTACCGCAGGTGTGGGAGAAAACTCAGGACTCATCCGCCAGAAAACCCTTGAAGGCCTTGAATTCTTCGGCATCAAAATTGACAAAGAAAAGAACATGGGCACCTTCAGCAAGCATGGTGAGACAGAAATCTCCACACCTGACTCCAAGGTCAAAGTATTCATGATCCCCACCAATGAAGAACTTGTGTTTGTTGAAGACGTGGTGGCCATCATCCAGGATAAATATGAAGACCACACAAAATATCCCTACTCCTTTTTAAAATAA